Proteins co-encoded in one Cydia strobilella chromosome 14, ilCydStro3.1, whole genome shotgun sequence genomic window:
- the LOC134747342 gene encoding UPF0587 protein GA18326: MVKIALQIRANIECIEKLYTNHPHYQWFLKLKCSSCGEVSEKFHDLTEADKVPQKHNRSETNLLIKCKLCSRENSMDVIEGSNGAFTNEDAGKFKTLVIFDCRGVEPVDFEPKSGWIAEAEENGKKFEDVDLTEKEWVDYDEKNQTSVGVYELEWQFVKVK, encoded by the exons ATGGTTAAAATCGCCCTCCAAATCAGAGCCAACATAGAATGTATTGAGAAGCTTTATACCAACCATCCACATTACCAATGGTTCTTAAAACTGAAGTGTAGTAGCTGCGGCGAAGTGTCCGAAAAGTTCCACGATCTCACGGAGGCAGACAAAGTGCCTCAGAAGCACAACCGGTCCGAAACGAACCTCCTGATAAAGTGTAAACTGTGCTCCAGGGAAAACAGCATGGATGTTATCGAAGGCAGCAACG GTGCATTTACAAACGAAGATGCTGGCAAATTCAAGACGCTGGTAATATTTGACTGCAGAGGAGTGGAGCCCGTTGACTTTGAACCTAAATCTGGGTGGATTGCAGAGGCTGAAGAAAATG GTAAAAAGTTCGAAGATGTAGATCTCACTGAGAAGGAGTGGGTCGACTATGATGAGAAGAACCAGACCTCCGTCGGAGTGTACGAGCTGGAGTGGCAGTTCGTCAAAGTCAAATaa